In the bacterium genome, one interval contains:
- a CDS encoding TonB family protein — protein MAGKLFIHVDGKNYGPLAPEEVTRWVRDGRLTGDDYVWEPERSGWVRAAELGFLNAALGKKDVSYHVRIGSDTIGPMDLDEVVRLISEGRFNAMDFIWLEDERRWARAGEVSFLSPYFLKQIREQVEEARLEKESEELEDVGKGAEKRERAVMPAWRKEARRDLSRVDDRNYLKTLVTMFLVNILVITTASFVEVPEPEEVRPAEVLSRVAKLVVDKPIEVPLEPLVESEEIISAPGTGTTGGGGGGGGGGQGGEDYASVGVVGLITSMGSDGSVADLMGSGGDLDIIAGNIAGLKTGGSGTVGRGTGGGFGPGGPGLGLGGGGTGLGLLAGTAKRVGRTEIKKGRVRVAPPGITGAAATNSLRSSAVIARIVNQRKAGIEYIYKKYLKTNPTMEGKIVVRFTIAASGAVTACSVVSSTMGNPAMEQEVCGRIMTWRFPPIDAGDVTVVYPFVFFSAGA, from the coding sequence ATGGCCGGAAAATTGTTCATACACGTTGACGGGAAGAATTACGGGCCGCTCGCGCCGGAGGAAGTTACCCGGTGGGTACGAGACGGTCGGCTGACCGGCGACGATTACGTTTGGGAGCCGGAGCGGAGCGGGTGGGTTCGGGCCGCCGAGCTTGGCTTCTTGAACGCGGCGTTGGGGAAGAAGGACGTGAGCTACCACGTCCGCATAGGTTCCGATACCATCGGCCCCATGGACCTGGACGAGGTCGTTCGGCTTATAAGCGAGGGCCGGTTTAACGCCATGGATTTCATTTGGCTCGAGGACGAAAGGCGTTGGGCCCGGGCGGGAGAAGTTTCGTTTTTAAGCCCCTACTTCCTCAAACAGATCCGCGAGCAAGTCGAAGAGGCCCGTCTGGAGAAGGAGAGCGAGGAGCTGGAGGATGTCGGCAAGGGGGCCGAAAAGCGCGAGCGCGCCGTTATGCCCGCGTGGCGTAAGGAAGCGCGCCGCGACCTGTCTCGCGTCGACGACCGCAATTACCTGAAGACGCTGGTGACGATGTTCCTCGTCAATATCCTGGTAATTACCACGGCGAGCTTCGTGGAAGTCCCCGAGCCGGAGGAAGTGCGGCCCGCGGAGGTACTGAGTCGCGTTGCCAAACTGGTGGTGGATAAGCCGATAGAGGTCCCGCTCGAGCCGCTCGTCGAATCGGAAGAAATCATATCCGCTCCCGGTACCGGTACCACCGGCGGCGGAGGCGGCGGCGGGGGCGGCGGCCAGGGCGGCGAGGACTACGCCTCGGTCGGCGTCGTCGGCCTTATTACCAGCATGGGCTCCGACGGTTCGGTGGCGGACCTCATGGGCTCCGGCGGCGACCTCGACATTATAGCGGGCAACATTGCGGGCCTTAAGACCGGCGGTTCCGGGACGGTGGGTCGCGGGACGGGCGGAGGTTTCGGCCCCGGAGGGCCGGGGCTGGGCCTGGGCGGCGGCGGTACCGGCCTCGGTTTGCTCGCCGGCACGGCGAAGAGGGTCGGCCGCACCGAGATCAAGAAGGGCCGGGTGCGGGTTGCGCCGCCGGGCATTACCGGCGCCGCAGCCACCAACAGCCTGCGCTCCAGTGCCGTCATAGCTCGCATCGTGAACCAGCGCAAGGCGGGCATCGAGTACATCTACAAGAAGTACCTCAAGACTAACCCGACGATGGAGGGGAAGATCGTCGTCCGGTTTACCATCGCCGCTTCCGGCGCCGTAACGGCGTGTTCGGTCGTCTCGTCTACGATGGGTAATCCCGCCATGGAGCAAGAGGTGTGCGGCCGCATAATGACGTGGCGCTTCCCGCCCATAGACGCGGGGGACGTCACGGTCGTGTACCCGTTCGTATTCTTCTCGGCGGGCGCGTAA
- a CDS encoding AgmX/PglI C-terminal domain-containing protein yields MVAVKAKKQVLGLRVICDGRVLKDFDVEDRLTIGGARTDHVITAGGKKSAVLFRIGKSGDAELLLAENYRGEIGGDGEMLSFGHLKTLGLLKREAGRYVVPIQRGRSGHVEADGLTFEFTYRPPLSAKEVVVPKRGPGYEATGTWFDSDNVRYYRVLAVVGAILVAFMVGSQYAQIEERGFKVEDLVSRVTKLEIPEATGVGIVTEAEGEGVGTGGGGRGGGGSVGEGIPTTGVVAAITTLGTGSGRSIADLLGAGGSSGDLDSIANRLGGLRGSAGGGALGGGLGAGGAGGTGLGGGMDGIAGLGGGYAGRGPGGKLTKKMVSVSGTISSVGGEAAGEANRSPQVIASVIRRHLVGIQNAYNSALKKNPTLGSGKITVRFNITADGSVGSASIITNTLNSPALSGSILSRIRSWRFPPVKTGSVTVVYPFVFVASEV; encoded by the coding sequence GTGGTTGCAGTTAAAGCAAAGAAGCAAGTCTTGGGGCTCCGCGTTATCTGCGACGGTAGAGTCCTGAAGGATTTCGACGTCGAGGATAGGCTGACGATTGGTGGGGCCCGCACCGACCACGTAATTACGGCCGGTGGTAAAAAATCCGCGGTTTTATTCCGCATCGGCAAAAGCGGCGACGCGGAATTGTTGTTGGCCGAAAATTACCGCGGCGAAATCGGCGGCGACGGCGAGATGCTCTCGTTCGGGCATCTTAAGACGTTGGGCCTTTTAAAACGCGAGGCCGGACGGTACGTCGTCCCGATACAACGCGGCCGTTCCGGGCACGTCGAGGCCGACGGCCTTACGTTCGAGTTCACGTACCGGCCCCCGCTTTCGGCGAAGGAAGTCGTCGTTCCCAAACGCGGCCCCGGTTACGAGGCTACCGGGACTTGGTTCGACTCTGATAATGTGCGTTACTACCGGGTCTTAGCCGTGGTAGGGGCCATATTGGTGGCCTTCATGGTCGGCTCGCAGTACGCTCAGATCGAGGAAAGGGGCTTCAAGGTCGAGGACCTCGTTAGCCGCGTGACGAAACTCGAGATCCCGGAGGCTACGGGCGTCGGTATAGTTACCGAGGCCGAAGGCGAAGGCGTAGGGACCGGCGGCGGTGGCCGCGGTGGCGGCGGCAGCGTCGGCGAGGGTATCCCTACGACCGGCGTCGTCGCGGCGATTACGACGCTCGGTACCGGCTCGGGTAGGTCCATCGCGGACCTCTTGGGCGCCGGCGGTTCTTCCGGCGACCTGGACAGCATAGCCAACCGCCTGGGCGGCTTACGCGGCTCGGCCGGCGGCGGCGCGTTGGGCGGCGGCCTGGGCGCCGGCGGCGCCGGCGGCACCGGCCTGGGCGGCGGCATGGATGGTATCGCGGGCCTGGGCGGCGGTTACGCCGGCCGCGGCCCCGGCGGCAAGCTGACGAAGAAGATGGTCTCCGTTTCGGGGACGATATCGTCGGTGGGCGGCGAAGCCGCGGGCGAGGCCAACCGGTCGCCCCAGGTCATCGCGAGCGTAATCCGTCGCCACCTGGTGGGCATCCAGAACGCGTACAACTCCGCTCTTAAGAAGAACCCGACGTTGGGCAGCGGCAAGATAACGGTCCGCTTCAACATAACGGCGGACGGTTCGGTGGGTAGCGCCAGCATTATCACCAATACCCTGAATTCCCCGGCGCTTTCGGGTTCCATCCTCTCCCGGATACGTAGTTGGCGGTTCCCGCCCGTTAAAACGGGGAGCGTGACGGTAGTTTATCCGTTCGTCTTCGTGGCCTCGGAAGTGTAA
- a CDS encoding biopolymer transporter ExbD, producing MAKQASKIQEKGTLGRLNVRMKERAEEGRKREARLMLVSLIDTFVILVVFLFQNFSAEGDIMSIAPDLTLPEARVENKPTQSVIVAVTNKSIVVEGRKVAGADEALKDPDLVIDGLYEEMVRIADLKRAIAELDESKEFRGEVIIQGDKLITFELLKRVMYTCGRAEYGEISLAVLKNR from the coding sequence ATGGCCAAACAGGCGAGCAAAATACAAGAGAAAGGAACGCTGGGCCGCCTGAACGTGCGGATGAAGGAGCGGGCCGAGGAAGGGCGCAAGAGGGAAGCCCGCCTTATGCTCGTTTCGCTCATTGATACTTTCGTCATCCTGGTCGTTTTCCTTTTCCAGAACTTCTCGGCCGAAGGCGACATTATGTCGATCGCGCCGGACCTGACGCTCCCCGAAGCGCGGGTGGAGAATAAGCCCACGCAATCGGTCATCGTCGCCGTAACGAACAAGTCCATCGTCGTCGAGGGCAGGAAGGTCGCCGGCGCGGACGAAGCGCTGAAGGACCCCGACCTCGTCATCGACGGCCTTTACGAAGAGATGGTGCGCATAGCCGACTTGAAGCGGGCCATCGCCGAGCTGGACGAAAGTAAGGAGTTCCGCGGCGAGGTCATCATCCAAGGCGACAAGCTGATAACCTTCGAATTGCTCAAACGGGTGATGTACACCTGCGGCCGGGCGGAGTACGGCGAAATTTCGCTGGCCGTTCTCAAAAACCGTTAG